Proteins encoded together in one Chryseobacterium taklimakanense window:
- the mfd gene encoding transcription-repair coupling factor, with translation MQLKNISETLLPELLKRNFGYEIFNELENSQSISVKGFAGSAPSVFAAELFLIQKKPVLFLLNDKEEGLYATSELEELLGKENVLYFPPSHLEPYQIEKVQNANLVLRTEVLNRLNSETQPKVIVAPFAALSEKVLKKEDFKAISHHIKVGDTLDFDFVDELLTHYQFHQTDFVSEPGEFSVRGGIVDVFSYSNEEPYRITFFGSEVESIKTFDIETQLSKQKIDEFQLVSNMNFTVSGSKVPFFDLMNNDSIIVARNAFLGEKKIRDFYEKAEENFLKLSRELKHQTPQELFISEEILHQNLQKFKFVDFTAQALSGLNLKTVQLSQTAQPSFHKNFELLAEDLNNKKKEGYETWISFSSEKQKERLESILEEISTETDFRSFKSELHEGFVDAQLKISVYTDHQIFDRYQRFQAKNAFAKSEQLTLKDLMSLKIGDYITHIDHGIGKFMGLVKVNNDGKVQECFKLVYKNQDLLYVSIHSLHKISKYNGPEGREIVLSKLGSPAWKSLKQKTKAKVKQIAFDLIKLYSQRKSAKGFAFTPDSYLQNELEASFIYEDTPDQEKATIDVKKDMEAPTVMDRLVCGDVGFGKTEVAIRAAFKAATDGKQVAVLVPTTILAFQHYRSFKERLKDFPVNISYLNRFRTAKQKSETKEGLKNGIIDIVIGTHQLVGKDIEFKDLGLLIIDEEHKFGVNVKDKLKTLKNNIDTLTLTATPIPRTLQFSLMAARDLSVIKTPPPNRQPVDTQVIGFNEEIIRDAVAYELHRDGQVYFINNRIENLKDIAGLIQRLVPDARVITGHGQMEGKQLEQNVLDFMEGKYDVLVSTTIVESGVDVPNANTIFINDAQKFGMADLHQMRGRVGRSNRKAFCYLITPPYDLMTSDARKRLEAIEQFSDLGSGFQIAMKDLEIRGAGDLLGAEQSGFINEMGFETYQKIMQEALEELQNDEEFENLFDNEEERKKLITTTKDVNIDTDMELMLPDSYVQSTEERLTLYQKLAEIPNENELQRFENQLTDRFGELPKEAKNLLKSVELKWLAAEIGFEKIVVKNGIFLGYFPANPQDKFYSGDKFKQIISYLNQNPTEATLKEKNNQLLMRKEKVQNVDEVNGVLVRILDFERNVSK, from the coding sequence ATGCAGTTAAAAAATATCAGCGAAACGCTTTTGCCCGAACTTTTGAAAAGGAATTTCGGCTACGAAATCTTTAATGAGCTTGAAAACAGCCAAAGCATTTCTGTAAAAGGTTTTGCGGGATCGGCGCCATCAGTTTTTGCGGCGGAACTATTTTTAATTCAGAAAAAGCCGGTTCTCTTTCTTTTAAATGATAAGGAAGAAGGGCTGTATGCAACTTCTGAACTTGAGGAACTCTTAGGTAAGGAAAATGTGCTTTACTTTCCGCCGTCGCATCTGGAGCCTTACCAGATCGAGAAAGTGCAGAATGCAAATCTGGTCTTGAGGACCGAGGTTCTGAACCGTTTAAACTCTGAAACCCAACCCAAAGTGATTGTAGCGCCGTTTGCGGCACTGAGCGAGAAAGTTCTCAAAAAAGAAGATTTCAAAGCTATTTCGCACCATATAAAAGTTGGCGATACGCTGGATTTTGATTTTGTGGATGAGCTTCTGACGCACTATCAGTTCCACCAAACTGATTTTGTTTCCGAACCCGGCGAATTTTCTGTGCGTGGCGGGATTGTGGACGTATTTTCTTATTCCAATGAAGAACCGTACCGAATTACATTTTTTGGCAGCGAGGTGGAAAGCATTAAAACTTTTGATATAGAAACCCAGCTTTCGAAACAGAAAATTGATGAATTCCAGTTGGTTTCCAATATGAATTTTACAGTTTCAGGAAGTAAAGTTCCATTTTTTGACCTGATGAATAATGACAGCATCATTGTGGCGAGAAATGCGTTCCTTGGTGAAAAGAAGATCCGTGATTTTTACGAAAAAGCTGAAGAAAACTTTTTAAAATTAAGCAGAGAGCTCAAACATCAGACGCCGCAGGAACTTTTTATTTCGGAAGAAATATTACACCAGAATCTTCAGAAATTTAAGTTTGTTGATTTTACGGCACAGGCACTTTCGGGCTTAAATTTGAAAACGGTTCAGCTCAGCCAGACCGCACAGCCAAGTTTTCATAAAAATTTTGAGCTCCTCGCTGAAGATTTAAATAACAAAAAAAAGGAAGGCTACGAAACATGGATTTCCTTTTCATCCGAAAAGCAAAAGGAACGGCTTGAAAGTATTCTGGAAGAAATCAGTACCGAGACAGATTTCAGGTCCTTCAAATCGGAGCTTCATGAAGGCTTTGTTGATGCTCAACTAAAAATATCGGTTTATACAGATCATCAGATTTTTGACCGTTATCAGCGTTTTCAGGCGAAGAACGCGTTTGCAAAATCGGAACAGTTGACCCTGAAAGATCTAATGTCGCTGAAGATCGGCGATTACATCACGCATATCGACCACGGTATCGGGAAATTTATGGGTTTGGTAAAAGTGAACAACGATGGAAAGGTGCAGGAATGCTTCAAACTGGTTTATAAAAATCAGGATTTGTTGTATGTTTCCATTCACTCGCTTCATAAAATTTCAAAATATAACGGTCCGGAAGGCCGGGAAATCGTCTTGTCGAAACTCGGCTCGCCAGCCTGGAAATCTTTAAAACAAAAAACTAAGGCGAAAGTCAAGCAGATTGCTTTCGACCTCATCAAGCTTTATTCCCAAAGAAAATCCGCGAAGGGATTTGCCTTCACACCGGATTCTTACCTTCAAAACGAACTGGAAGCCAGCTTCATTTACGAAGATACGCCTGACCAGGAAAAGGCAACGATTGATGTTAAAAAAGACATGGAAGCACCAACCGTAATGGACCGTTTGGTGTGCGGTGACGTAGGTTTTGGAAAGACGGAAGTTGCGATTCGTGCAGCGTTCAAGGCGGCAACGGACGGCAAACAGGTGGCGGTTTTGGTGCCGACTACCATTTTGGCGTTTCAGCATTACAGAAGTTTTAAAGAGAGGCTAAAAGATTTCCCGGTGAACATCTCTTACCTCAACCGTTTCCGTACTGCAAAACAGAAATCTGAAACGAAGGAGGGACTGAAAAACGGTATAATTGACATCGTCATCGGAACACATCAGCTTGTAGGAAAAGACATTGAATTTAAGGATCTTGGGCTATTAATCATTGATGAAGAGCACAAATTTGGCGTAAATGTGAAAGACAAACTCAAGACTCTAAAAAATAATATTGATACGCTGACGCTTACTGCGACGCCCATTCCGAGGACTTTGCAGTTTTCGCTGATGGCTGCCCGGGATTTATCGGTGATCAAGACGCCGCCGCCAAACCGGCAGCCGGTGGACACGCAGGTGATTGGTTTTAATGAAGAAATCATCCGCGATGCTGTGGCTTACGAACTTCATCGGGACGGGCAGGTTTATTTCATCAATAACAGAATTGAAAACTTAAAGGACATTGCAGGGCTGATTCAGCGGTTGGTTCCCGATGCACGGGTAATTACCGGGCATGGACAAATGGAAGGCAAGCAACTGGAGCAGAATGTTCTGGATTTTATGGAAGGAAAATACGATGTGCTGGTTTCCACGACGATTGTGGAATCTGGTGTTGATGTTCCGAATGCCAATACGATTTTCATCAATGATGCGCAGAAATTCGGGATGGCCGATTTGCATCAAATGCGCGGAAGGGTAGGTCGCAGCAACCGGAAAGCCTTCTGCTATCTCATTACGCCGCCTTATGATTTGATGACTTCCGATGCGCGGAAACGCCTGGAGGCCATTGAACAGTTTTCTGATCTGGGAAGCGGTTTCCAGATTGCGATGAAAGATCTGGAAATACGCGGTGCCGGCGATCTGCTGGGTGCGGAACAGAGCGGCTTCATCAACGAAATGGGTTTTGAAACCTATCAGAAAATTATGCAGGAAGCCCTTGAAGAGTTGCAGAATGATGAAGAATTTGAAAATCTTTTTGATAACGAAGAGGAGCGCAAAAAGCTCATCACCACGACAAAAGACGTAAATATCGACACCGATATGGAGCTGATGCTGCCTGACTCTTATGTTCAAAGCACAGAGGAACGCCTGACGCTTTACCAAAAGCTGGCAGAAATACCCAACGAAAACGAACTGCAAAGGTTTGAAAATCAACTGACCGACCGTTTCGGAGAACTCCCAAAAGAAGCGAAGAATCTTCTGAAGTCTGTAGAGCTGAAATGGCTGGCTGCAGAAATTGGTTTTGAAAAAATTGTTGTGAAAAACGGTATATTTCTGGGATATTTCCCGGCAAATCCGCAGGATAAATTTTATTCGGGAGACAAATTCAAACAGATTATTTCATATTTAAACCAAAATCCGACAGAAGCTACACTGAAAGAAAAGAATAACCAACTGCTGATGCGCAAAGAGAAAGTGCAAAATGTGGATGAGGTAAACGGTGTGCTGGTAAGGATTCTGGATTTTGAGAGAAATGTCAGCAAGTAG
- the pth gene encoding aminoacyl-tRNA hydrolase, translating into MKYLIIGLGNKGEEYTETRHNIGFKVAEKIAETIEASFKSANFGWLADGKYKGRRVLILKPDTYMNLSGKAIKFWVQKENIPLENIMVITDDLALPFGTLRMKMKGSDAGHNGLKSIQEELQTQNYPRLRFGISADFSEGRQVDYVLGKWNDEEKEKLPERIEKFSKACLSFVFAGIQNTMSAFNGK; encoded by the coding sequence ATGAAATACCTCATCATCGGGCTCGGCAATAAAGGCGAAGAATACACAGAAACCCGACACAATATTGGTTTTAAAGTTGCTGAAAAAATTGCTGAAACCATTGAAGCATCCTTCAAATCCGCCAATTTCGGTTGGCTTGCTGACGGAAAATATAAAGGACGCAGAGTCCTGATTCTGAAACCGGACACTTATATGAACCTTTCCGGGAAAGCCATCAAATTCTGGGTGCAGAAGGAAAATATTCCTTTAGAAAATATCATGGTGATTACCGATGATCTGGCACTCCCGTTCGGAACTTTAAGAATGAAAATGAAAGGATCTGATGCGGGACACAACGGTTTGAAAAGTATACAGGAAGAGCTTCAGACGCAGAATTATCCCAGATTGCGATTCGGAATTTCCGCGGATTTTTCCGAAGGAAGACAAGTGGATTATGTTCTTGGAAAATGGAATGATGAGGAAAAAGAAAAACTTCCCGAAAGAATCGAGAAGTTTTCCAAAGCCTGTCTTTCTTTTGTTTTTGCGGGAATTCAGAATACGATGTCTGCTTTTAACGGGAAATAA
- a CDS encoding carbonic anhydrase, whose amino-acid sequence MKAHTLETQATITPEKALQFLKEGNDRFVGNLKVNRNLLEQVNDTREGQWPFAVILSCIDSRTSAELIFDQGLGDIFSIRIAGNFANQDIVGSMEFGCNVAGSKLVVVLGHSKCGALKGGLDAAKIEELGMDNLNHLIYHFDECINNVIKDGEERSSKNEDLLERLNVCNIKKTMEDIRHQSSTLRKLEKEGKIKIVGANYDVETGVVTWL is encoded by the coding sequence ATGAAAGCACATACATTAGAAACCCAAGCTACAATTACGCCGGAAAAAGCGCTACAATTCTTAAAGGAAGGAAACGACCGTTTCGTAGGAAACCTTAAAGTGAACAGGAACCTTTTGGAGCAAGTGAATGATACTCGCGAAGGACAATGGCCATTCGCAGTGATTTTGAGCTGTATTGACAGCCGTACTTCTGCGGAACTCATTTTCGACCAGGGCTTAGGAGATATTTTTTCCATTAGAATTGCTGGTAATTTTGCAAATCAGGATATTGTAGGCTCTATGGAATTTGGCTGCAATGTTGCCGGCTCAAAATTGGTTGTTGTTCTGGGACACAGCAAATGTGGCGCTTTGAAAGGCGGACTTGATGCAGCAAAAATCGAAGAATTGGGAATGGATAACCTCAACCATTTGATTTACCATTTTGATGAATGTATTAATAATGTAATTAAAGATGGCGAAGAACGCTCATCCAAAAATGAGGACCTTCTGGAAAGACTGAACGTTTGCAATATCAAAAAAACGATGGAAGATATCCGTCATCAAAGTTCTACTTTAAGAAAACTTGAAAAAGAAGGAAAAATTAAGATTGTGGGTGCAAACTATGATGTAGAGACAGGTGTTGTAACCTGGTTATAA
- a CDS encoding SulP family inorganic anion transporter, with translation MKKAKSLFGGIKENLPSGVVVFLVALPLCLGIALASGAPPLSGIIAGIIGGIVIGFFSNSNISVSGPAAGLAAIVLSGITELGAFELFLCAGLIAGVLQLILGFLRAGSISNYFPNSVIEGMLAGIGLIIIIKQIPHALGYDADSFSSERVFENGYNSSTILQYVSNVIASLHPGAIVVTAISLAILIAWDKVPALKKIKLLPGALVAVAVGILSNEIFKMTGSSLAIMPEHLVTLPAPQTAEEFKALITMPDFSGFMNPKVWIIGGTIAIVASIETLLCIEASDRLDSQRRITDTNNELRAQGIGNIVSSLIGGLPITSVVVRSSANANAGATSKASTIIHGVLLLVCVLAIPVILNKIPLATLAAVLLLVGYKLASPEKIKNFLAKGKFQYVPFLATILAVVFTDLLTGVGIGLAIAIFYILQGNMKRAYYFSKEELEGADSVTVKLAEEVSFLNKAAIKKTLKNIQPNSKVIIDAKGTSYITTDVLEMIQDFANIRSKEEDIHVELIGFRTNYNDYASDQHSHISINHRRAM, from the coding sequence ATGAAAAAAGCAAAAAGTTTATTCGGCGGAATAAAAGAAAATCTCCCATCGGGAGTTGTTGTCTTCTTAGTTGCACTTCCACTGTGTTTAGGAATTGCCTTAGCTTCCGGAGCACCGCCGCTATCCGGAATTATCGCAGGGATTATTGGAGGAATTGTGATCGGATTTTTCTCCAACTCTAATATTTCTGTTTCAGGTCCGGCTGCAGGTTTAGCTGCTATTGTTTTATCGGGAATTACCGAATTGGGCGCATTCGAACTGTTTCTTTGTGCAGGATTAATCGCCGGAGTATTACAGCTGATTTTGGGATTTCTAAGAGCCGGAAGTATTTCCAATTATTTCCCGAACTCTGTAATTGAAGGAATGTTGGCCGGAATCGGTTTAATTATTATTATTAAGCAAATTCCTCACGCTTTGGGTTATGATGCTGATTCTTTCAGTAGCGAAAGGGTTTTCGAAAACGGCTACAATTCCTCAACAATCTTACAGTACGTTTCCAATGTTATAGCGTCGCTTCATCCGGGAGCTATTGTAGTGACAGCGATTTCTCTGGCAATTTTAATTGCATGGGACAAAGTTCCTGCCCTTAAAAAAATAAAACTTTTGCCGGGAGCTTTGGTTGCTGTAGCAGTAGGAATTCTGTCCAACGAAATTTTTAAAATGACAGGAAGTTCTTTGGCAATTATGCCGGAACATTTGGTTACGCTTCCGGCTCCGCAAACTGCTGAAGAATTTAAAGCATTAATTACCATGCCCGATTTTTCGGGATTTATGAATCCAAAAGTTTGGATTATTGGTGGAACGATCGCCATTGTTGCTTCAATTGAGACTTTATTATGTATCGAAGCTTCGGACCGACTGGATTCTCAACGCAGAATTACCGACACGAATAATGAACTTCGTGCCCAGGGAATTGGAAATATCGTAAGTTCTTTAATTGGTGGACTTCCAATTACTTCAGTTGTAGTAAGGAGTTCCGCAAACGCTAATGCCGGTGCAACTTCAAAAGCTTCCACCATTATCCATGGTGTTCTTCTGTTAGTTTGTGTACTGGCAATTCCGGTGATTTTGAACAAAATTCCATTGGCGACTTTGGCAGCAGTGCTTCTGTTGGTAGGTTATAAACTGGCAAGTCCGGAAAAAATAAAAAATTTCCTGGCAAAAGGGAAGTTTCAGTACGTTCCCTTCTTGGCAACAATTTTAGCGGTAGTTTTCACAGATTTGTTAACAGGAGTTGGAATTGGTTTGGCCATCGCTATTTTCTATATTCTGCAGGGAAATATGAAACGTGCGTATTATTTCAGCAAAGAAGAACTTGAAGGTGCAGATTCTGTAACAGTAAAATTAGCTGAAGAAGTATCCTTCCTGAATAAAGCTGCTATAAAAAAAACGTTGAAAAATATTCAGCCGAATTCAAAAGTAATTATCGATGCCAAAGGAACTTCCTATATCACCACCGATGTTCTGGAAATGATTCAGGATTTTGCCAATATAAGATCAAAAGAAGAAGATATCCATGTTGAACTTATAGGTTTTAGAACCAATTATAACGATTACGCTTCAGACCAGCATTCTCACATTAGCATTAATCACAGAAGAGCGATGTAA